The sequence tatagttggaagcgacctggtctttcattagaaggggctaggtttcgatctcaagtatgaggtagaaatttatttctatttgagcacgatattgtgttgatatatacacagagacatatatatactgtatatatatatatatatatatatatatatatatatatatatatatatatggaatgtgtTTGTGTAAATGCTGTTTAAATAGTCAGGGGAAATATATATTTGGAATAAAGTTCTTCCTTATTTCAGTACAGTGGACGTTGGTACCAGACTGATGTTATCGAGATACCACACCAGCCATATACCAGATGCATCAATTCTTTCTACGATTACTCTGAACCCATGTACGGATTCAACGTCAGGACAGCTGGACTCACTCCTGAGGGAACGCACGAGAAGAATGAAGGAAAGATCTACCCAACAGATGAAAACCCAGCCAGTCACATGTTGATCGATTTCCCAACTGGTGAGACGttgttccttcctcttcttcataaTATGAATTAACTGAAGTAGTTCCTTTGATGTAATTTCCATCTTAGCTATTCAACTGTATGGCATTTTTTCCATAGTACCtgtgttattatataatttttataaagtctgtctagaaataaaataacatgaaattttattttttagttttgggTTATCCATACGTCGTCATCGATACCAACTACGAAACCTACGCCTGTGTGTATTCCTGCGTTGACTGGAATGAGTACAAGACCGAGTTCGCCTTCGTCTTCTCCAGGACTCCCGAGAACAACGGACCTGCCACTGCCAAATGCAAGAAGGTCTTCAGCAAGCGCGGAATCGACTTTTCCAAATTCGTCACAGTTCCTCACACCGAAGAATGTACCTACAGAGCCTAAAGACTTCATGGATCACCTGTTTTTTTACACTGAAATCAAATTTGTTTTCTCTTCTGAATATGCAGTCAAATTCATCAGTTCCCTGACATGAAGAAACCAGAGAGTGTGTTAGTTTCAATATCGTAAGAGACAATCAGCGGAGTCTTGAATTTGACTGTACCAGAACAAGAACCCTAATCTGACTTGGCCTTTGGAAAAAAGATTTTTATCGCTTGCCTTCATTCATTGATTGTAAATATCCATATGATATATGTAATTTGctcaatttttaattttaattttaagaattattCTTGATGAGTATGGATACTGTACTCAGAATGCTCGACAAGGGTTGCCGTAATGTGATAAATACgatatttttttccttcatattaGAATTTTAACCTCCAGATTTTaacaatatttaaacaaaaacCATATGGTGAAGATTCAATGGATATGTTTTTTATCAATAAATGTATTGTAAGCATTTTTGTTTGCATTACTTTTTCCTCtttaaaataaaattgtttataGTGTATTTCTAAAATGATGTTGCTATACAAATGGGTATCTCAAGAATCGTGTTATAGCATAAAATATGGTAGAAATACTGACTTTTCGAACCTGAAATAATCTGTGAATAAAAAAGCAACAATCTTTGCATTAGATCCAGAATAGCTGTTTGGTCTGTAGACCAGATGGAATGTGTTAATTTCACATAAATCATATGCAACATCCAAAGACTAATATGTTTTTCTTACAATATCGTGTGCTACGGATGCAATTCTTCAAAATTCACAAGCTGTAGATGTAAAATGCAGGAAATCGAAGGCAAATAGAAGCTTATTTCTATGCCATAAGATTATATTACCCAATTTACTCTAAGTCATGTTTTATGTAATATCTGCGACATTATCTCATTCAGACCAGAGTATATTTCAATTCAGAGTTGAATAAATATAACTGGGCCTCATATTGGCTTAATGTTCACCTTCAGCTAATGATATACTTGAATTAATGCTTTGTTTACAGTTTTTcacatttgttttgttttataaatcAACAATTATTCTGAGAATCTTTATGGTAAACCAAACATTAACGGCAATTATAAGGAAAAAACGGAAATTAAATTAATTGTAATTCTGGCTTTGTAAATAGTAGTCACAATCGGTTCGAAGGCTGACCGTACTAAAAAAAATCCGTAAGTATTATGCCTGCCAGTCATAGGTCAcaagaataatattcatatattccatAAATTATGAGATTATGTATAGAATCATATTTCAGTTTTAAAAAAACGATAAAATTCGGGAATGGGCAGTCTTCTTAAATACCTTTCTTCGACTGCTTTGCTTT comes from Palaemon carinicauda isolate YSFRI2023 chromosome 3, ASM3689809v2, whole genome shotgun sequence and encodes:
- the LOC137638145 gene encoding crustacyanin-A2 subunit-like encodes the protein MKYHSIETSSHPTEKMISFLLLVFGIVASAVAKRTVEIPEYLERGNCAEVGALPKFDLRRYSGRWYQTDVIEIPHQPYTRCINSFYDYSEPMYGFNVRTAGLTPEGTHEKNEGKIYPTDENPASHMLIDFPTVLGYPYVVIDTNYETYACVYSCVDWNEYKTEFAFVFSRTPENNGPATAKCKKVFSKRGIDFSKFVTVPHTEECTYRA